The proteins below come from a single Sphingomonas carotinifaciens genomic window:
- the queF gene encoding preQ(1) synthase: MNPMHLGQTSTLPASPDEAVLDYVPNPRPGRTYLVRFAAPEFTSLCPVTGQPDFAHLVIDYVPGETIVESKSLKLFLGSFRNHAGFHEDCTVGIGERLFNEMKPVWLRIGGYWYPRGGIPIDVFWQSAAPPAALWLPDQGVSGYRGRG; this comes from the coding sequence ATGAATCCCATGCATCTTGGACAGACCAGCACGCTTCCCGCCAGCCCGGACGAGGCGGTGCTCGACTATGTACCCAATCCCCGGCCCGGCAGGACGTATCTGGTGCGTTTTGCGGCGCCGGAATTCACCTCGCTCTGCCCCGTCACGGGGCAGCCGGATTTCGCCCATCTGGTTATCGATTACGTTCCCGGCGAGACGATCGTCGAGTCCAAGTCGCTGAAGCTGTTCCTGGGCAGCTTTCGCAACCATGCCGGTTTCCATGAGGATTGCACGGTCGGCATCGGCGAGAGATTGTTCAACGAAATGAAGCCGGTATGGCTGCGGATCGGCGGGTATTGGTATCCACGCGGCGGCATTCCGATCGACGTATTCTGGCAATCGGCGGCGCCGCCTGCCGCGCTTTGGCTGCCGGACCAAGGCGTTTCGGGGTATCGCGGCCGCGGCTGA
- a CDS encoding glycosyltransferase family 4 protein translates to MVTTDGAMIERLALIGNFLPRQCGLATFTTDVYKAMRDRFPDIAVDVYAMDDHPGRYAYPPEVTGTIPQNDRVAYLDTARRIEASGAQAIWVQHEYGIYGGAAGEHILALLDRTTLPLIVTLHTVLEKPSVDERRVLEGLLQRAARVVVMAERGRDILQRVYGADPRQIVMIPHGVPDRPLVAAEAMKDAFGWQGRKVVLTFGLLAPNKGIETMIEALPAVAQRHPELLYVVLGATHPNLIAHEGEAYRDRLKALAESRGVAGNVAFIDGFVEHEELLDYLQAADIYATPYSNPAQITSGTLSYAVGMGKAVISTPYVHATEILADGHGVLVDFNDHEAFAREIDHLFSIERDRNRLSQRAYERGRTMIWPRLAEATLTEIKAMVATRPRRMVQQAPAMKPLAPDFAAVERMSDATGMLQHSIYSIPDRRHGYCIDDNARALIFMSAMSDLDPVVRDKWTTIYASFLQYAWNPEARRYRNFMRFDRTWCEDVGSEDSNGRTLWALGITARDAQLQKHRDWAGAMFDSTASLALELGSLRAQAFALLGAAAMVEAKPGHQLARTILQSLPDIHLELLAEARRPEWQWFEIVLAYDNARVPQALIRAGKVLGRQDLIDCGIQTLDWIVGKQTSPEGRFRAVGTESFGRPYAEPLQFDQQPLEAQATVEACEAAYEATGDARWITEAQRAYGWFLGHNDLDLPLATSADGGCFDGLMPGGLNRNQGAESILALQLANCAIAGLSQATSNVAGASRVVA, encoded by the coding sequence ATGGTGACGACGGATGGCGCGATGATCGAACGGCTGGCACTGATCGGCAATTTCCTGCCGCGGCAGTGTGGCCTCGCGACGTTCACGACCGATGTGTACAAGGCGATGCGGGACCGTTTCCCGGACATCGCGGTCGATGTCTATGCGATGGACGACCATCCGGGTCGCTACGCCTATCCGCCCGAGGTGACGGGCACGATCCCCCAGAATGACCGTGTGGCCTATCTCGACACCGCCCGCCGGATCGAGGCGAGCGGCGCGCAGGCGATCTGGGTGCAGCATGAATATGGCATCTATGGCGGCGCGGCCGGCGAGCATATCCTGGCGCTGCTCGACCGCACCACGCTGCCGCTGATCGTCACGCTGCATACCGTGCTCGAAAAGCCGAGCGTGGATGAACGCCGCGTGCTCGAAGGACTGCTGCAGCGTGCCGCGCGCGTGGTCGTGATGGCTGAGCGTGGTCGCGATATCCTGCAGCGCGTCTACGGCGCCGACCCGCGGCAGATCGTGATGATCCCGCACGGCGTGCCCGACCGGCCGCTGGTCGCCGCGGAAGCGATGAAGGATGCGTTCGGCTGGCAGGGCCGCAAGGTCGTGCTGACCTTCGGCCTGCTGGCGCCGAACAAGGGCATCGAGACGATGATCGAAGCGCTGCCGGCAGTGGCGCAGCGGCATCCCGAACTGCTCTACGTCGTGCTGGGCGCGACGCATCCCAACCTGATCGCGCATGAGGGCGAGGCATATCGCGACCGTCTGAAGGCGCTGGCCGAAAGCCGCGGCGTGGCAGGCAATGTCGCCTTCATCGACGGGTTTGTCGAGCATGAGGAGCTGCTGGACTATCTCCAGGCGGCGGACATCTATGCGACGCCGTACAGCAACCCGGCCCAGATCACGAGCGGGACGCTGTCCTACGCGGTGGGCATGGGCAAAGCGGTGATCTCGACACCCTATGTCCACGCCACCGAAATCCTGGCCGATGGCCACGGTGTGCTGGTCGATTTCAACGACCATGAAGCCTTTGCACGGGAAATCGATCACCTGTTCTCTATCGAGCGGGACCGTAATCGTCTGTCGCAGCGCGCCTATGAGCGCGGGCGGACGATGATCTGGCCACGTCTGGCCGAAGCGACGCTCACGGAGATCAAGGCAATGGTGGCGACGCGCCCTAGACGGATGGTGCAGCAGGCACCGGCGATGAAACCCCTGGCGCCGGATTTCGCCGCGGTGGAGCGGATGAGTGATGCGACGGGGATGTTGCAGCATTCGATCTATTCGATCCCGGACCGCCGGCATGGCTATTGCATCGACGACAATGCCCGCGCGCTGATCTTCATGAGCGCGATGAGCGATCTGGATCCGGTGGTGCGCGACAAGTGGACGACGATCTACGCATCGTTCCTGCAATATGCGTGGAACCCGGAGGCGCGGCGCTATCGCAACTTCATGCGCTTCGACCGGACGTGGTGCGAGGATGTCGGGTCGGAAGATTCGAACGGCCGGACGCTGTGGGCGCTGGGCATCACCGCACGCGACGCGCAGTTGCAGAAGCATCGCGACTGGGCGGGGGCGATGTTCGATTCGACCGCGTCGCTGGCCCTGGAACTGGGGTCGCTGCGGGCGCAGGCCTTTGCGCTGCTCGGAGCGGCGGCGATGGTGGAGGCGAAGCCCGGCCATCAACTGGCGCGGACGATCCTGCAAAGCCTGCCCGACATTCACCTGGAACTGCTCGCCGAGGCGCGCCGCCCGGAATGGCAGTGGTTTGAGATCGTGCTGGCCTATGACAATGCGCGCGTGCCGCAGGCCCTGATCCGTGCCGGCAAGGTGCTGGGGCGGCAGGACCTGATCGATTGCGGCATCCAGACGCTGGACTGGATCGTCGGCAAGCAGACCTCGCCGGAGGGGCGTTTCCGGGCGGTCGGCACGGAAAGCTTCGGGCGGCCCTATGCCGAGCCGTTGCAGTTCGACCAGCAGCCCCTGGAAGCGCAAGCGACGGTGGAGGCATGCGAGGCCGCCTATGAGGCGACTGGCGATGCGCGCTGGATCACCGAGGCGCAGCGTGCCTATGGCTGGTTCCTGGGGCATAACGACCTGGACCTGCCGCTTGCCACCTCGGCCGATGGCGGATGCTTCGACGGGCTGATGCCGGGTGGCCTCAACCGCAACCAGGGGGCGGAGTCGATTTTGGCGCTGCAACTGGCAAATTGTGCGATTGCGGGGCTTTCCCAAGCTACCTCGAACGTGGCAGGAGCGTCGCGCGTCGTCGCCTGA
- a CDS encoding OPT family oligopeptide transporter, which translates to MTSPDSRSPAELTLRGIALGGLITLLFTAANVYLGLKVGLTFATSIPAAVISMAILRYLPGATILENNIVQTVASAAGTLAAIIFVLPGLVMIGWWNGFPFLLTAGITMTGGILGVMFSVPLRRALVVDTTLPYPEGRAAAEVLKIGAGSREGEAESARGLRIILVNALVSAGFAILTQTRLAVAEAALWFRAGPGATGIAGGLSFALIGAGHLVGLSVGLAMFAGVVIGWWIALPILTAIAPSTGSVAEWAGGVFSRDVRFLGAGVIGVAAIWTLLRIIGPVLRGIRASVAASQARRSGTILDMSERDLPIGLVALVSLGLLVPIAALLWSVVAAGPLAGAAIPLIAGALLFVLVIGLVIAAVCGYMAGLIGASNSPVSGIGILSVLAAALLLVGLFGRGTPPETTQALVAYALIVTGIVFGVATISNDNLQDLKTGQLVGATPWKQQVALVIGVVFGSIVVPPVLELLNGTLGFAGAPGAGPNALPAPQAALISALAKGVLGGDLNWTMIGIGAAIGVAVIALDEGLGRARLLRLPPLGIGLGIYLPMSVTLPVVLGAVIGWVYDRWALRQRDPEAAVRMGVLTATGMIVGESLWGVAFAVIVYATGSDAPLALVGDDFAAVALPAGTLVFLVLVGALYRFTRRSVRLTSPPATR; encoded by the coding sequence ATGACCTCGCCCGACTCGCGCTCCCCCGCCGAACTCACGCTGCGCGGCATCGCGCTCGGCGGGCTCATCACGCTGCTCTTCACCGCCGCGAACGTCTATCTGGGGCTGAAGGTCGGGCTGACCTTTGCCACCTCGATCCCGGCCGCGGTCATCTCGATGGCGATCCTGCGCTACCTGCCCGGCGCGACGATCCTGGAAAACAACATTGTCCAGACCGTCGCCTCCGCCGCCGGCACGCTGGCGGCGATCATCTTCGTGCTGCCCGGCCTCGTCATGATCGGCTGGTGGAACGGCTTCCCCTTCCTGCTCACCGCCGGCATCACCATGACCGGCGGCATATTGGGGGTGATGTTCTCGGTACCCTTGCGCCGCGCGCTGGTGGTGGACACCACGCTTCCCTACCCCGAGGGCCGCGCCGCCGCCGAGGTGCTCAAGATCGGCGCCGGCAGCCGCGAGGGCGAGGCGGAAAGCGCACGCGGCCTGCGCATCATCCTCGTCAACGCGCTCGTCTCGGCCGGGTTCGCCATCCTCACCCAGACGCGCCTCGCCGTCGCGGAGGCCGCCTTGTGGTTCCGCGCGGGCCCCGGCGCCACCGGCATCGCGGGCGGACTGTCCTTCGCGCTGATCGGTGCCGGGCATCTTGTCGGCCTGTCGGTCGGGCTCGCCATGTTCGCAGGCGTCGTCATCGGCTGGTGGATCGCGCTGCCCATCCTCACTGCCATAGCGCCCTCCACCGGCAGCGTCGCCGAATGGGCGGGCGGCGTGTTCAGCCGCGACGTGCGCTTCCTCGGCGCGGGCGTCATCGGCGTCGCCGCGATCTGGACGCTGCTGCGTATCATCGGCCCCGTGCTGCGCGGCATCCGCGCCTCCGTCGCCGCCTCGCAGGCCCGGCGCAGCGGCACCATCCTCGACATGTCCGAACGCGACCTGCCGATCGGCCTCGTCGCCCTCGTCTCGCTCGGCCTGCTCGTCCCGATCGCCGCACTTTTGTGGAGCGTGGTGGCGGCGGGCCCCTTGGCGGGCGCCGCGATCCCGCTGATCGCGGGCGCGCTGCTGTTCGTGCTGGTCATCGGCCTCGTGATCGCGGCGGTCTGCGGCTATATGGCCGGACTGATCGGTGCATCGAACAGCCCGGTATCGGGCATCGGCATCCTATCGGTACTGGCCGCCGCGCTGCTGCTCGTCGGCCTGTTCGGCCGCGGCACCCCGCCGGAGACGACGCAGGCGCTCGTCGCCTATGCGCTCATCGTCACCGGCATCGTCTTCGGCGTGGCGACGATCTCCAACGACAATCTTCAGGACCTGAAAACCGGGCAGCTGGTCGGCGCCACCCCCTGGAAACAACAGGTCGCGCTCGTCATCGGCGTCGTTTTCGGCAGCATCGTCGTGCCGCCCGTGCTGGAGCTGTTGAACGGCACGCTGGGCTTCGCCGGTGCACCCGGTGCCGGCCCCAACGCGCTCCCCGCCCCGCAGGCCGCCTTGATCTCGGCCCTTGCCAAGGGCGTGCTGGGCGGCGACCTCAACTGGACGATGATCGGCATCGGTGCCGCGATCGGCGTCGCGGTGATCGCGCTCGACGAGGGGCTGGGCCGCGCCCGCCTGCTCCGCCTGCCGCCGCTCGGCATCGGGCTCGGCATCTATCTGCCCATGTCGGTGACCTTGCCGGTCGTGCTGGGTGCGGTGATCGGCTGGGTCTATGACCGCTGGGCGCTGCGCCAGCGCGATCCGGAGGCGGCGGTCCGCATGGGCGTGCTGACCGCCACCGGCATGATCGTCGGCGAAAGCCTGTGGGGCGTCGCCTTCGCGGTCATCGTCTATGCGACCGGCTCGGACGCGCCGCTGGCGCTGGTCGGCGACGATTTCGCCGCCGTCGCACTGCCGGCCGGCACGCTCGTCTTCCTCGTGCTGGTCGGGGCGCTCTACCGCTTCACGCGGCGGAGCGTCCGCCTCACATCGCCGCCAGCAACTCGCTGA
- the metC gene encoding cystathionine beta-lyase yields MKDDDTLGAATRVVQAGRRKEWTAGIVSPPVWRASTILYDSIADLRASAGRDTHHRLYYGRRGTPTQWSLADALTSLEPGAEATFLYPSGVAAIAAALLAVLSPSDELLMVDSAYEPTRAMTASLLDRFGITTRFYDPLIGAGIADLIGDRTRAIFMESPGSLTFEVQDVPAIVAVAKARGIVTLLDNTWATPLFFSAIDKGVDYSILAATKYIVGHSDVMLGSVTAAPGRFAALRDTSFQLGQVTSPDDSWLGSRGLRTMAVRLDRHQESALTIARWLQDRAEVAEVLHPALPTCPGHDIWARDFSGSSGLFSFVLNGGGEAARAALIDALELFGIGYSWGGFESLATPVDVGRIRSVARTAFAGPIVRLQIGLEDTADLIADLDRGLARFRATLG; encoded by the coding sequence ATGAAGGACGACGATACGCTGGGTGCGGCCACGCGCGTGGTACAGGCCGGCCGGCGCAAGGAGTGGACCGCCGGCATCGTCAGCCCGCCCGTCTGGCGCGCCTCGACGATCCTCTACGACTCGATCGCCGATCTGCGCGCCAGTGCCGGCCGCGACACGCATCACCGTCTCTATTACGGCCGCCGCGGCACGCCGACCCAATGGTCGCTCGCCGATGCGCTGACCAGCCTGGAGCCGGGGGCGGAGGCGACGTTCCTCTACCCCTCCGGCGTCGCCGCCATCGCCGCCGCGCTGCTTGCGGTGCTGTCGCCCAGCGACGAACTGCTGATGGTCGACAGCGCCTATGAACCGACCCGTGCGATGACCGCGTCGCTGCTCGACCGCTTCGGCATCACCACCCGCTTCTACGATCCGCTGATCGGCGCCGGCATCGCCGACCTGATCGGCGACCGCACCCGTGCCATCTTCATGGAAAGCCCCGGCAGCCTGACCTTCGAGGTACAGGACGTGCCCGCGATCGTCGCGGTGGCGAAGGCGCGCGGCATCGTCACGCTGCTCGACAATACCTGGGCGACGCCGCTGTTCTTTTCCGCGATCGACAAGGGCGTGGATTACAGCATCCTGGCCGCGACCAAATATATCGTCGGCCATTCGGACGTGATGCTCGGCTCGGTCACCGCCGCACCCGGCCGCTTCGCGGCGCTGCGCGATACCAGCTTCCAGCTTGGCCAGGTCACCAGCCCGGACGATAGCTGGCTGGGCAGCCGCGGCCTGCGCACCATGGCCGTGCGGCTCGACCGGCATCAGGAAAGCGCGCTCACCATCGCCCGCTGGTTGCAGGACCGGGCCGAGGTGGCCGAGGTGCTGCACCCTGCCCTTCCCACCTGTCCCGGCCACGACATCTGGGCACGCGACTTTTCCGGCTCCAGCGGCCTCTTCTCCTTTGTCCTGAACGGCGGCGGCGAGGCGGCGCGGGCGGCGCTGATCGACGCACTCGAACTGTTTGGCATCGGCTATAGCTGGGGCGGCTTCGAAAGCCTCGCCACGCCCGTCGATGTCGGTCGCATCCGCTCGGTGGCGCGCACCGCTTTCGCCGGCCCCATCGTCCGCCTCCAGATCGGGCTGGAGGACACGGCCGACCTGATCGCCGATCTCGATCGCGGGCTGGCCCGGTTCCGCGCGACGCTGGGATGA
- a CDS encoding glycoside hydrolase family 130 protein, which yields MDLFNHRLRLHADPSRVVVRPFHIAWAGGIGAPPSRTERLVAEVLEMSAEEARNQLEIVLKDFEARHWQTRRVFMTRYDQIEDLLGLDGSTIGDEKRQLIGAYFCHEYSYAAAALMNPSAVPHFDQSGMPPGSQRILMSMRAVGEGHISSVAFREGIITDQNQLKLAPEPPFATATDVVGAGENEVPTGQVTVYRHRDSTLSGTVIFPITKAQSKGLEDMRIVRFEHEDGTFEWIGTYTAYNGSEIQSELMRTKDFRAFDLVPMTGSASRNKGMALFPRKIGGQYMMMGRQDGENLFLLKSDSLTHWDEGEKILTPVFPWELVQIGNCGPPIEIDEGWLLLTHGVGAMRKYSIGAALLDKDDPSKVLGRTREPILAAKDQDREGYVPNVVYSCGAIRHGDSLFLPYGIADSSIGFAFVAISELLAAM from the coding sequence ATGGATCTGTTCAACCACCGGCTGCGCCTGCACGCCGATCCTTCCCGCGTCGTGGTGCGGCCCTTTCACATCGCCTGGGCGGGCGGCATCGGTGCGCCGCCCAGCCGCACCGAGCGGCTGGTCGCCGAAGTGCTGGAAATGTCCGCCGAGGAGGCCCGCAACCAGCTCGAGATCGTGTTGAAGGATTTCGAGGCGCGGCACTGGCAGACGCGGCGCGTGTTCATGACGCGCTACGACCAGATCGAGGACCTGCTGGGGCTGGACGGCAGCACGATCGGCGACGAGAAGCGCCAGCTGATCGGTGCATATTTCTGCCATGAATACAGCTATGCCGCCGCCGCGCTGATGAACCCCAGTGCGGTGCCGCATTTCGACCAGTCGGGCATGCCGCCGGGATCGCAGCGCATTTTGATGTCGATGCGCGCGGTGGGCGAGGGGCATATCTCGTCCGTCGCGTTTCGCGAAGGCATCATCACCGACCAGAATCAGTTGAAGCTGGCGCCCGAGCCGCCCTTCGCCACCGCGACCGACGTGGTGGGCGCTGGCGAGAACGAGGTGCCGACGGGGCAGGTGACGGTGTATCGCCACCGCGATTCGACGCTGTCGGGCACGGTCATCTTCCCGATCACCAAGGCCCAGTCCAAAGGACTGGAGGACATGCGGATCGTGCGGTTCGAGCATGAGGACGGCACGTTCGAATGGATCGGGACCTATACCGCCTATAATGGCTCCGAGATCCAGTCGGAGCTGATGCGGACCAAGGATTTCCGTGCCTTCGACCTGGTGCCGATGACCGGCTCGGCGTCGCGCAACAAGGGCATGGCGCTGTTCCCGCGCAAGATCGGCGGGCAATATATGATGATGGGCCGGCAGGACGGCGAGAACCTGTTCCTGTTGAAGTCCGACAGCCTGACGCACTGGGACGAGGGCGAGAAGATCCTGACCCCGGTCTTCCCGTGGGAGCTGGTGCAGATCGGCAATTGCGGGCCGCCGATCGAGATCGACGAGGGCTGGCTGCTGCTGACCCACGGTGTCGGCGCGATGCGCAAATATTCGATCGGGGCGGCGCTGCTCGACAAGGACGATCCGTCCAAGGTGCTGGGCCGGACGCGCGAGCCGATCCTGGCCGCCAAGGACCAGGACCGGGAGGGCTATGTGCCCAACGTCGTCTATTCCTGCGGCGCGATCCGGCATGGCGATTCGCTGTTCCTGCCGTACGGCATCGCGGACAGCTCGATCGGCTTCGCCTTTGTGGCGATCAGCGAGTTGCTGGCGGCGATGTGA
- a CDS encoding mechanosensitive ion channel family protein has protein sequence MTLPEWPQANGLDLPSRAEGIEAAIATGLMLAMLGAGTVAGRVAGPRFAGFWTRHAANHGELVAGRLCTITRYLTSAVLLAILSAAWRWSPWAQAPIGLALGVTAALAAVQMLRGLGLPRWMAWTAAAMLFVGLFSQAVGGLAPIIRVLEAIGFNIGTRRFSLMLLVTMLVTVVALYAVVRLANRVVEHWIAHARGLDPTQRLLGQKLASIAIVVAAFFFGTDLLEIDLTTFAIFSGGLGLAVGFGLQKTIGNLIAGIILLLDRSIKPGDVIALGQEIGWVNKIGVRAVSIVTRDGKEHLIPNENLMTQEVENWSYSDRNVRVRIPVRVSYDADLRLAQQLMLRAAAESPRVLKSPKPTIWLMSYGDYALEHEILAWISDPESGVGNVRSDVLNRLWWLFKEHDITLPYPQRDVHIRTAPHAPRDTPPPL, from the coding sequence ATGACGCTTCCCGAATGGCCTCAGGCCAACGGGCTCGACCTCCCGTCGCGGGCCGAGGGGATCGAGGCGGCGATCGCCACCGGGCTGATGCTGGCGATGCTCGGCGCCGGCACGGTGGCGGGCCGCGTCGCCGGCCCGCGCTTCGCCGGTTTCTGGACGCGCCACGCGGCCAATCATGGCGAGCTTGTCGCCGGCCGGCTCTGTACCATCACCCGCTATCTGACCTCGGCCGTGCTGCTGGCGATCCTGTCGGCGGCGTGGCGCTGGTCGCCCTGGGCGCAGGCACCGATCGGGCTGGCTCTGGGCGTGACGGCGGCGCTGGCCGCGGTGCAGATGCTGCGCGGCCTCGGCCTGCCGCGGTGGATGGCGTGGACGGCCGCGGCGATGCTGTTCGTCGGGTTGTTCAGCCAGGCGGTCGGCGGCCTTGCCCCCATCATCCGCGTGCTGGAGGCGATCGGCTTCAACATCGGCACCCGCCGCTTCTCGCTGATGCTGCTCGTCACCATGCTGGTCACGGTCGTTGCGCTCTACGCGGTCGTCCGGCTCGCCAACCGCGTGGTCGAACACTGGATCGCCCATGCCCGCGGCCTCGACCCCACCCAGCGCCTGCTCGGCCAGAAGCTCGCCAGCATCGCCATCGTCGTCGCCGCCTTCTTCTTCGGCACCGACCTCCTCGAAATCGACCTGACCACCTTTGCCATCTTCTCCGGCGGCCTCGGCCTTGCCGTCGGCTTCGGCCTGCAAAAGACCATCGGCAACCTCATCGCCGGCATCATCCTGCTGCTCGATCGCTCGATCAAGCCCGGCGACGTCATCGCGCTGGGGCAGGAGATCGGCTGGGTGAACAAGATCGGCGTGCGCGCCGTCTCCATCGTCACCCGCGACGGCAAGGAACACCTGATCCCCAACGAGAACCTGATGACGCAGGAGGTGGAGAACTGGTCCTATTCCGACCGTAATGTGCGCGTCCGCATCCCCGTTCGCGTATCCTATGACGCCGACCTGCGCCTGGCCCAGCAACTGATGCTGCGCGCCGCGGCCGAGTCGCCCCGCGTCCTGAAAAGCCCCAAGCCCACCATCTGGCTGATGTCCTATGGCGACTATGCGCTGGAACATGAGATACTCGCCTGGATCAGCGATCCCGAGAGCGGCGTCGGCAACGTCCGCTCCGACGTGCTGAACCGCCTCTGGTGGCTGTTCAAGGAGCACGACATCACCCTGCCC
- a CDS encoding sulfurtransferase: MDALLTPQALAALLDDPGIRLLDATHLLGDPGGEQSRRLFHDGHIPGARFMDLDHLVDPDTSLPMMMPSPERFAAAMADLGIGTDDRIVVYDQSPLHSAARGWWMLRSFGAANVAILDGGLAAWQAAGLPIEQGAAPAPAPGRFVAHPPAAHLRTLAQMQANLSTDAEQVIDARSPARFAGAEPEPRAGVIPGHIPGSQNLHYARLFEPDGRWKRGEALAAAFAEAGVDFDRPIVATCGSGITATVLAFGAHLLGHAMVVYDGSWAEWGSHPDTPKAKD; the protein is encoded by the coding sequence ATGGACGCATTGCTGACACCGCAGGCGCTGGCTGCGCTGTTGGACGATCCGGGCATCCGCCTGCTCGATGCGACCCACCTGCTCGGCGATCCCGGCGGCGAACAGTCCCGGCGTCTGTTTCACGACGGCCATATTCCCGGCGCCCGCTTCATGGATCTCGACCATCTGGTCGATCCCGACACCAGCCTGCCGATGATGATGCCCTCGCCGGAGCGCTTTGCCGCCGCGATGGCCGACCTCGGCATAGGCACCGACGACCGCATCGTCGTGTATGACCAGTCTCCCCTGCACAGCGCTGCGCGCGGCTGGTGGATGCTGCGCAGCTTCGGTGCGGCAAACGTCGCGATCCTCGACGGCGGTCTCGCCGCCTGGCAGGCGGCCGGCCTGCCGATCGAACAGGGCGCGGCACCCGCCCCCGCCCCCGGCCGCTTCGTCGCCCATCCGCCCGCCGCGCATCTGCGAACCCTTGCCCAGATGCAGGCGAACCTTTCCACCGATGCCGAACAGGTGATCGACGCCCGCTCGCCCGCCCGCTTTGCCGGTGCGGAGCCGGAACCGCGCGCCGGCGTCATCCCCGGCCACATTCCCGGTTCGCAGAACCTCCATTATGCCCGGCTGTTCGAACCGGATGGCCGGTGGAAGCGCGGCGAAGCCCTCGCGGCCGCCTTTGCAGAGGCCGGCGTCGATTTCGACCGCCCCATCGTCGCCACCTGCGGCTCGGGCATCACCGCCACCGTGCTGGCCTTCGGCGCCCATCTGCTCGGCCACGCCATGGTCGTCTATGACGGCAGCTGGGCCGAATGGGGCAGCCATCCCGACACGCCAAAGGCAAAGGACTGA